Proteins encoded by one window of Streptococcus sanguinis:
- the sodA gene encoding superoxide dismutase SodA, whose translation MAIILPDLPYAYDALEPYIDEETMHLHHDKHHNTYVTNVNAALEKHPEIGEDLEKLLADVESIPADIRQAVINNGGGHLNHALFWELMTPAETSPSAELAADIEATFGSFEDFKAAFTAAATTRFGSGWAWLVVNKEGKLEVTSTANQDTPISEGKTPILGLDVWEHAYYVKYRNLRPNYIQAFFSVINWKKVDELYAAAK comes from the coding sequence ATGGCAATTATCTTACCTGATCTTCCTTACGCTTACGATGCGTTAGAGCCTTACATTGATGAAGAAACAATGCACTTGCATCATGACAAGCATCACAATACCTATGTAACGAATGTTAATGCTGCGCTTGAAAAACATCCTGAAATCGGTGAAGACTTGGAAAAATTATTGGCTGATGTGGAGTCTATCCCAGCTGATATCCGTCAAGCAGTCATCAACAACGGTGGTGGTCATCTTAACCACGCTCTTTTCTGGGAATTGATGACACCAGCAGAAACATCACCATCTGCAGAGTTGGCAGCGGATATCGAAGCTACTTTTGGATCATTTGAAGACTTTAAAGCAGCTTTCACTGCAGCGGCTACAACTCGTTTTGGTTCTGGCTGGGCTTGGTTGGTTGTCAACAAAGAAGGCAAGTTGGAAGTGACCTCAACAGCAAATCAGGATACTCCTATTTCAGAAGGTAAAACTCCAATCTTGGGACTGGATGTTTGGGAACATGCTTACTATGTGAAATACCGCAATCTTCGTCCGAACTACATCCAAGCTTTCTTCTCAGTTATTAACTGGAAAAAGGTTGACGAACTTTACGCTGCTGCTAAATAA
- the holA gene encoding DNA polymerase III subunit delta, translating into MLAIEEIKKITPSNLPALTILAGDDLGQFELLKEQFLRQIQFQPGDLNTAIFDMKEANYQDVELDLVSLPFFADEKIVILDHFADLTTAKKRYLTDEELKSFENYLENPADTTRLVIFAEGKLDSKRRLVKLLKRDGKIFEAAELKEADLRAYFSKEAQAEGLQFAPTAFDQLLLKSGFQFSEVSKNLAFLKGYKESGQIGLEDIAEAIPKTLQDNIFDLTQLILRQKIDEARSLVRDLTLQGEDEIKLIAIMLGQFRIFTQVKILAENGRAESQIVSDLSDYLGRKVNPYQVKFALKDARSLSLTFLKKTMACLIETDYQIKSGLYDKDYLFDLALLKIATGELQAK; encoded by the coding sequence GTGTTAGCTATTGAGGAAATTAAAAAAATCACGCCAAGCAACCTTCCTGCTTTGACCATTTTGGCTGGAGATGACTTGGGTCAGTTTGAGTTGTTGAAGGAGCAGTTTCTCCGCCAGATTCAGTTTCAACCGGGCGATTTGAACACTGCTATTTTTGATATGAAAGAAGCAAACTATCAGGATGTGGAATTGGACTTGGTCAGTCTGCCTTTTTTTGCGGATGAAAAAATCGTAATTTTGGATCATTTTGCTGATTTGACAACAGCCAAGAAGCGGTATCTGACTGATGAAGAACTCAAATCTTTTGAAAATTATCTGGAAAATCCAGCAGATACAACTCGCCTGGTTATCTTTGCAGAAGGCAAATTGGATAGCAAGCGCCGTCTGGTCAAACTGCTGAAACGGGACGGGAAAATTTTTGAGGCTGCAGAACTCAAGGAAGCAGATCTACGGGCTTATTTCAGCAAGGAAGCGCAGGCAGAAGGATTACAATTTGCTCCGACAGCTTTCGATCAGTTGCTGCTGAAATCAGGTTTTCAGTTCAGTGAAGTTAGTAAAAATTTAGCCTTTCTGAAAGGTTATAAAGAGTCTGGTCAGATTGGTTTAGAAGATATTGCCGAGGCCATTCCCAAGACTCTTCAGGACAATATTTTTGACCTGACCCAGCTGATTTTGCGACAGAAGATTGATGAAGCTAGAAGCTTGGTGCGAGATTTGACTCTTCAAGGTGAGGATGAAATCAAGCTTATTGCTATTATGCTGGGGCAGTTTCGTATCTTTACTCAGGTCAAGATTTTAGCAGAAAATGGCAGAGCTGAGAGTCAGATTGTGTCTGATTTGTCCGACTATCTAGGCCGCAAGGTCAATCCTTATCAAGTCAAGTTTGCCTTAAAAGATGCTCGTTCGCTGAGTTTAACCTTTCTTAAAAAGACTATGGCCTGTCTGATTGAAACGGATTATCAGATTAAGTCGGGGCTGTATGATAAAGATTACCTGTTTGATTTGGCTCTGCTCAAGATTGCGACGGGTGAGCTACAAGCAAAATAG
- a CDS encoding DUF805 domain-containing protein: protein MFAAYKKFWTHYADFSGRSSRSDYWWAFLCHMIIIVPLFIIIWVSALGSIFSVAQDAAYGYEPDPSAFLAGAGFAVIFWFILLIYYLAILVPSMAIIVRRLRDAGYHWAFLFLAIGPSIAILIPVLNIIAVLVALPCFIALIVLLCQGSKPEMVGNSYGQQYGQQNFQGQQFGQQSYNQGLNYEKQPQQGGFQGQQFGQQSQQGGFQGQQFGQSQQPVQNQQFGQQPQQGGFQGQQFGQQPQQPVQNQSFGQQPQQPVQNQQFGQQPQQGGFQGQQFGQQPQQPVQNQPFGQQPQQGGFQDQQFGQQPQQPVSDQSQAVEQAEPVQNPFTAETPEQSTPQDFGTQATVEDNPFVSPIQEEQATAPAENNVDDATENHE, encoded by the coding sequence ATGTTTGCTGCATATAAAAAATTTTGGACACACTATGCTGATTTTTCGGGCCGTTCAAGTCGGTCAGACTATTGGTGGGCGTTTTTGTGTCACATGATTATCATCGTACCATTGTTTATCATTATTTGGGTTTCTGCATTAGGAAGTATTTTTTCTGTAGCTCAGGACGCAGCTTATGGATATGAACCAGATCCATCAGCATTCTTGGCTGGGGCAGGATTTGCTGTTATTTTTTGGTTTATCCTACTGATTTATTATTTAGCTATCTTAGTTCCTAGTATGGCAATTATAGTTCGCCGTTTGCGGGATGCTGGTTATCATTGGGCTTTCCTATTTTTGGCTATTGGTCCGTCTATTGCAATCCTTATTCCTGTTCTAAATATTATTGCAGTTCTTGTAGCTCTTCCATGTTTTATTGCTTTGATTGTTTTGCTTTGTCAAGGATCTAAGCCTGAAATGGTTGGAAATTCATACGGTCAGCAATATGGCCAGCAAAACTTCCAAGGACAACAGTTTGGCCAACAGTCATACAATCAAGGTTTAAACTATGAAAAACAACCACAACAAGGTGGTTTCCAAGGACAACAGTTTGGTCAGCAATCACAACAAGGCGGTTTCCAAGGACAACAGTTTGGTCAGTCACAACAACCTGTTCAAAATCAACAGTTTGGCCAACAGCCACAGCAAGGTGGTTTCCAAGGACAACAATTTGGTCAACAACCACAGCAACCAGTCCAAAACCAATCATTTGGTCAACAACCACAACAACCAGTTCAAAATCAACAGTTTGGTCAACAGCCGCAACAAGGTGGTTTCCAAGGCCAACAGTTTGGTCAACAACCACAGCAACCAGTCCAAAACCAACCATTTGGCCAACAGCCACAGCAAGGTGGCTTCCAAGATCAGCAGTTTGGTCAACAGCCACAACAACCTGTTTCTGATCAAAGTCAAGCGGTGGAGCAAGCAGAACCAGTTCAAAATCCATTTACTGCTGAAACACCTGAGCAGTCAACACCTCAAGATTTTGGAACTCAGGCAACTGTTGAGGATAATCCTTTTGTTTCACCAATTCAAGAGGAGCAAGCTACTGCACCTGCTGAAAACAATGTGGATGATGCAACTGAAAATCATGAATAA